The following proteins come from a genomic window of Gadus morhua chromosome 11, gadMor3.0, whole genome shotgun sequence:
- the slc4a5a gene encoding electrogenic sodium bicarbonate cotransporter 4 isoform X1, which produces MDHGDRGTGISHLHYEEEEDHQSIYIGVPVPRGYRRKRRRRRSSRDTSDPERDRRYAHQRPPPPQQHPQHQDHQRYERRQDLEEGPGDPLGEHPHQAPDIHRTISPAAERLRYILGEEDELPTPTLFTEMDTLQQDGDELEWKETARWVKFEEKVEEGGERWSKPHVSTLSLHSLFELRTCLQTGAVLLDLEGYSLPQIVDEIIEKQLQEGGITADQRENISFVLLRKHRHQTKRTKHRSPADVGKTGGAANRSPGAPGFRSTEDLRLKQQANSYGRLRHAQSQSMNDIGDTPSSDQLKNKFMKKIPRDAEASNVLVGEVDFLDKPFVAFVRLAQATTLGGLTEVPVPTRFLFVLLGPLGKAKAYNQIGRAMATLMVDDLFSDVAYKARDRDDLIAGIDEFLDEVIVLPPGEWDPKIRIEPPKKVTPADKRKSVLSLNELGQMNGKAGAGGGLSEDEEMPAPHEMGEELAFTGRFCGGLYLDIKRKLPWVFSDFYEGFHLQSISAVLFIYLGCITNAITFGGLLGDATDNYQGVMESFLGTALAGTVFCLFSGQPLIILSSTGPILIFEKLLYEFSKSNGIDYMELRLWIGIHSCLQCFVLVATDASYIIRYMTRFTEEGFSSLISFIFISDAIKKMAGSFKYYPINTAFRPDYVTAYKCECLAPDPTPAPDNVSTLPGVNVTDLDWSQLSKKECLTYGGSLQGTSCKFVPDLALMSFILFFGTYSMTVSLKKFKFSRYFPTKLRKLISDFSIFMSIMTFVGLDMLMGLKTPKLIVPTELRPTRPDRGWLVMPFAKNPWWVYVASFVPALLVTILIFMDQQISAVIVNRKENKLKKGCGYHLDLFWVGVLMAVCSFLGLPWYVAATVISIAHIDSLKMESESSAPGEQPQFLGVREQRLTGILVFVLTGVSIFLAPILQYIPMPVLYGVFLYMGVASLSGIQFWDRMKLYMMPSKHQPDFAYLRHVPLRRVHLFTLVQVICLAVLWTLKSTFLAIIFPIMILGLMVVRKLLDMVFSQHDLAWIDDVLPVKEKKKKSKDEDKKKKGKEKRKDKKKTDDLDDEDKYHAYSNCSASSESDVDRSITLHLKISCPSSPAVPGRGLPPCPVPHVKIEMESDYESESESDHVVHRRDISSETTL; this is translated from the exons ATGGACcatggagacagagggacagggatCTCCCATCTTCActatgaggaagaggagg ACCACCAGTCCATCTACATCGGGGTCCCGGTGCCTCGGGGGTACAGACGCAAGCGCCGCCGCCGGCGCTCGAGCCGCGACACGTCGGACCCGGAGCGCGACCGGCGCTACGCCCACCAGAGACCCCCCCCGCCGCAGCAGCATCCTCAGCATCAGGACCACCAGCGCTACGAGAGGCGGcaggacctggaggaggggccgggggaCCCCCTCGGGGAACACCCCCACCAAGCCCCCGACATCCACCGCACCA TATCCCCGGCGGCGGAGCGGCTGCGCTAcatcctgggggaggaggacgagctCCCCACGCCCACGCTGTTCACTGAGATGGACACGCTGCAGCAGGACGGGGACGAGCTGGAGTGGAAGGAGACTGCCAg gTGGGTGAAGTtcgaggagaaggtggaggagggtggggagaggTGGAGTAAGCCCCACGTCTCCACCCTGTCGCTGCACAGCCTGTTTGAGCTGCGGACCTGCCTGCAGACCGGGGCCGTGCTGCTGGACCTGGAGGGCTACTCCCTGCCCCAGATCGTTG ACGAGATCATCGAGAAGCAGCTCCAGGAGGGCGGGATCACGGCGGACCAGAGGGAGAACATCAGCTTCGTGCTGCTGAGGAAGCATCGCCACCAGACCAAGAGGACCAAGCACCGCTCGCCGGCCGACGTCGGCAAGACCGGGGGCGCCGCCA ACCGCAGCCCTGGGGCACCCGGGTTCCGCTCCACAGAGGACCTCCGGCTGAAGCAGCAGGCGAACAGCTACGGACGCCTGC gccACGCCCAGAGTCAGAGTATGAATGACATTGGGGACACGCCCAGCAGCGACCAG ctgaaGAACAAGTTCATGAAGAAGATCCCGCGTGATGCGGAGGCCTCCAACGtgctggtgggggaggtggactTCCTGGACAAGCCCTTCGTGGCGTTCGTGCGGCTGGCGCAGGCCACCACCCTGGGGGGGCTGACGGAGGTCCCGGTGCCCACCAG GTTCCTGTTCGTCCTGCTGGGGCCCCTGGGAAAGGCCAAAGCCTACAACCAGATCGGCCGCGCCATGGCGACGCTCATGGTGGACGAT CTGTTCAGCGACGTGGCGTACAAGGCACGCGACCGTGACGACCTCATCGCCGGCATCGACGAGTTCCTGGACGAGGTCATTGTCCTCCCCCCCGGGGAGTGGGACCCCAAGATCCGGATCGAGCCGCCCAAGAAGGTCACGCCCGCCGACAAAAG GAAGTCGGTGCTGTCCCTCAACGAGCTGGGGCAGATGAACGGGAAGGCGGGAGCTGGGGGGGGTCTGAGCGAGGACGAGGAGATGCCAGCCCCCCACgagatgggggaggagctggCCTTCACGGGACG ctTCTGCGGAGGTCTGTACCTGGACATCAAGAGGAAGCTGCCATGGGTGTTCAGCGACTTCTACGAGGGCTTCCACCTCCAGTCCATCTCGGCCGTGCTCTTCATCTACCTGGGCTGCATCACCAACGCCATCACCTTCGGCGGGCTGCTGGGGGACGCCACTGACAACTACCAG GGGGTGATGGAGAGCTTCCTGGGCACGGCCCTTGCGGGGACGGTATTCTGCCTCTTCAGCGGCCAGCCCCTCATCATCCTCAGCTCCACCGGCCCCATCCTCATCTTCGAGAAGCTGCTCTACGAGTTCAGCAA GAGCAACGGCATCGACTACATGGAGCTGCGGTTGTGGATCGGCATCCACTCGTGCCTGCAGTGCTTCGTCCTGGTGGCCACGGACGCCAGCTACATCATCAGGTACATGACGCGCTTCACCGAGGAGGGCTTCTCCAGCCTCATCTCCTTCATCTTCATCTCCGACGCCATCAAGAAGATGGCGGGCTCCTTCAAGTACTACCCCATCAACACCGCCTTCCGGCCCGACTACGTCACCGCCTACAAGTGCGAGTGTCTGGCTCCCGACCCGA CTCCCGCGCCAGATAACGTCTCTACTCTCCCCGGG gTGAATGTGACAGATCTGGACTGGAGCCAGCTCAGTAAGAAGGAGTGTCTGACGTACGGAGGCTCGCTGCAGGGAACATCCTGCAAGTTCGTCCCCGACCTGGCGCTCATGTCCTTCATCCTGTTCTTCGGCACCTACTCCATGACCGTGTCCCTCAAGAAGTTCAAGTTCAGCCGCTACTTCCCCACCAAG ctgaGGAAGCTCATCAGTGACTTCTCCATCTTCATGTCCATCATGACCTTCGTGGGTCTGGACATGCTGATGGGTCTGAAGACCCCCAAGCTCATCGTCCCAACCGAATTAAGG CCGACGCGCCCGGACCGCGGCTGGCTGGTGATGCCGTTCGCTAAGAACCCCTGGTGGGTGTACGTGGCCAGCTTCGTCCCCGCCCTCCTCGTCACCATCCTCATCTTCATGGACCAGCAGATCAGCGCTGTCATCGTCAACCGCAAGGAGAACAAGCTCAAG AAAGGCTGTGGCTATCACCTGGACCTGTTCTGGGTGGGCGTCCTGATGGCCGTCTGCTCCTTCCTGGGCCTCCCGTGGTACGTAGCCGCCACCGTCATCTCCATCGCACACATCGACTCGCTGAAGATGGAGAGCGAGTCCAGCGCACCCGGGGAGCAACCGCAGTTCCTGGGGGTCAG AGAACAACGACTCACGGGCATCTTGGTGTTCGTCCTCACCGGGGTCTCCATCTTCCTGGCCCCAATCCTGCAG TACATCCCGATGCCCGTCCTCTACGGCGTCTTCCTCTACATGGGCGTGGCCTCGCTCAGTGGCATCCAG TTCTGGGACCGGATGAAGCTGTACATGATGCCCTCCAAGCACCAGCCCGACTTCGCGTACCTGCGCCACGTTCCCCTCAGACGCGTCCACCTCTTCACGCTGGTGCAGGTCATCTGTCTGGCCGTGCTCTGGACCCTCAAGTCCACCTTCCTCGCCATCATCTTCCCCATCAtg ATCCTGGGGCTGATGGTCGTACGCAAGCTGCTGGACATGGTGTTCTCCCAGCACGACCTGGCCTGGATAGACGACGTCCTGCCcgtgaaggagaagaagaagaagagcaaggacgaggacaagaagaagaaggggaaggagaagaggaaagacAAGAAGAAAACGGACGACCTGGACGATGAG gatAAGTACCATGCCTATTCCAACTGCTCTGCGAGCTCCGAGTCGGACGTGGACCGCAG
- the slc4a5a gene encoding electrogenic sodium bicarbonate cotransporter 4 isoform X2 → MDHGDRGTGISHLHYEEEEDHQSIYIGVPVPRGYRRKRRRRRSSRDTSDPERDRRYAHQRPPPPQQHPQHQDHQRYERRQDLEEGPGDPLGEHPHQAPDIHRTISPAAERLRYILGEEDELPTPTLFTEMDTLQQDGDELEWKETARWVKFEEKVEEGGERWSKPHVSTLSLHSLFELRTCLQTGAVLLDLEGYSLPQIVDEIIEKQLQEGGITADQRENISFVLLRKHRHQTKRTKHRSPADVGKTGGAANRSPGAPGFRSTEDLRLKQQANSYGRLRHAQSQSMNDIGDTPSSDQLKNKFMKKIPRDAEASNVLVGEVDFLDKPFVAFVRLAQATTLGGLTEVPVPTRFLFVLLGPLGKAKAYNQIGRAMATLMVDDLFSDVAYKARDRDDLIAGIDEFLDEVIVLPPGEWDPKIRIEPPKKVTPADKRKSVLSLNELGQMNGKAGAGGGLSEDEEMPAPHEMGEELAFTGRFCGGLYLDIKRKLPWVFSDFYEGFHLQSISAVLFIYLGCITNAITFGGLLGDATDNYQGVMESFLGTALAGTVFCLFSGQPLIILSSTGPILIFEKLLYEFSKSNGIDYMELRLWIGIHSCLQCFVLVATDASYIIRYMTRFTEEGFSSLISFIFISDAIKKMAGSFKYYPINTAFRPDYVTAYKCECLAPDPNLDWSQLSKKECLTYGGSLQGTSCKFVPDLALMSFILFFGTYSMTVSLKKFKFSRYFPTKLRKLISDFSIFMSIMTFVGLDMLMGLKTPKLIVPTELRPTRPDRGWLVMPFAKNPWWVYVASFVPALLVTILIFMDQQISAVIVNRKENKLKKGCGYHLDLFWVGVLMAVCSFLGLPWYVAATVISIAHIDSLKMESESSAPGEQPQFLGVREQRLTGILVFVLTGVSIFLAPILQYIPMPVLYGVFLYMGVASLSGIQFWDRMKLYMMPSKHQPDFAYLRHVPLRRVHLFTLVQVICLAVLWTLKSTFLAIIFPIMILGLMVVRKLLDMVFSQHDLAWIDDVLPVKEKKKKSKDEDKKKKGKEKRKDKKKTDDLDDEDKYHAYSNCSASSESDVDRSITLHLKISCPSSPAVPGRGLPPCPVPHVKIEMESDYESESESDHVVHRRDISSETTL, encoded by the exons ATGGACcatggagacagagggacagggatCTCCCATCTTCActatgaggaagaggagg ACCACCAGTCCATCTACATCGGGGTCCCGGTGCCTCGGGGGTACAGACGCAAGCGCCGCCGCCGGCGCTCGAGCCGCGACACGTCGGACCCGGAGCGCGACCGGCGCTACGCCCACCAGAGACCCCCCCCGCCGCAGCAGCATCCTCAGCATCAGGACCACCAGCGCTACGAGAGGCGGcaggacctggaggaggggccgggggaCCCCCTCGGGGAACACCCCCACCAAGCCCCCGACATCCACCGCACCA TATCCCCGGCGGCGGAGCGGCTGCGCTAcatcctgggggaggaggacgagctCCCCACGCCCACGCTGTTCACTGAGATGGACACGCTGCAGCAGGACGGGGACGAGCTGGAGTGGAAGGAGACTGCCAg gTGGGTGAAGTtcgaggagaaggtggaggagggtggggagaggTGGAGTAAGCCCCACGTCTCCACCCTGTCGCTGCACAGCCTGTTTGAGCTGCGGACCTGCCTGCAGACCGGGGCCGTGCTGCTGGACCTGGAGGGCTACTCCCTGCCCCAGATCGTTG ACGAGATCATCGAGAAGCAGCTCCAGGAGGGCGGGATCACGGCGGACCAGAGGGAGAACATCAGCTTCGTGCTGCTGAGGAAGCATCGCCACCAGACCAAGAGGACCAAGCACCGCTCGCCGGCCGACGTCGGCAAGACCGGGGGCGCCGCCA ACCGCAGCCCTGGGGCACCCGGGTTCCGCTCCACAGAGGACCTCCGGCTGAAGCAGCAGGCGAACAGCTACGGACGCCTGC gccACGCCCAGAGTCAGAGTATGAATGACATTGGGGACACGCCCAGCAGCGACCAG ctgaaGAACAAGTTCATGAAGAAGATCCCGCGTGATGCGGAGGCCTCCAACGtgctggtgggggaggtggactTCCTGGACAAGCCCTTCGTGGCGTTCGTGCGGCTGGCGCAGGCCACCACCCTGGGGGGGCTGACGGAGGTCCCGGTGCCCACCAG GTTCCTGTTCGTCCTGCTGGGGCCCCTGGGAAAGGCCAAAGCCTACAACCAGATCGGCCGCGCCATGGCGACGCTCATGGTGGACGAT CTGTTCAGCGACGTGGCGTACAAGGCACGCGACCGTGACGACCTCATCGCCGGCATCGACGAGTTCCTGGACGAGGTCATTGTCCTCCCCCCCGGGGAGTGGGACCCCAAGATCCGGATCGAGCCGCCCAAGAAGGTCACGCCCGCCGACAAAAG GAAGTCGGTGCTGTCCCTCAACGAGCTGGGGCAGATGAACGGGAAGGCGGGAGCTGGGGGGGGTCTGAGCGAGGACGAGGAGATGCCAGCCCCCCACgagatgggggaggagctggCCTTCACGGGACG ctTCTGCGGAGGTCTGTACCTGGACATCAAGAGGAAGCTGCCATGGGTGTTCAGCGACTTCTACGAGGGCTTCCACCTCCAGTCCATCTCGGCCGTGCTCTTCATCTACCTGGGCTGCATCACCAACGCCATCACCTTCGGCGGGCTGCTGGGGGACGCCACTGACAACTACCAG GGGGTGATGGAGAGCTTCCTGGGCACGGCCCTTGCGGGGACGGTATTCTGCCTCTTCAGCGGCCAGCCCCTCATCATCCTCAGCTCCACCGGCCCCATCCTCATCTTCGAGAAGCTGCTCTACGAGTTCAGCAA GAGCAACGGCATCGACTACATGGAGCTGCGGTTGTGGATCGGCATCCACTCGTGCCTGCAGTGCTTCGTCCTGGTGGCCACGGACGCCAGCTACATCATCAGGTACATGACGCGCTTCACCGAGGAGGGCTTCTCCAGCCTCATCTCCTTCATCTTCATCTCCGACGCCATCAAGAAGATGGCGGGCTCCTTCAAGTACTACCCCATCAACACCGCCTTCCGGCCCGACTACGTCACCGCCTACAAGTGCGAGTGTCTGGCTCCCGACCCGA ATCTGGACTGGAGCCAGCTCAGTAAGAAGGAGTGTCTGACGTACGGAGGCTCGCTGCAGGGAACATCCTGCAAGTTCGTCCCCGACCTGGCGCTCATGTCCTTCATCCTGTTCTTCGGCACCTACTCCATGACCGTGTCCCTCAAGAAGTTCAAGTTCAGCCGCTACTTCCCCACCAAG ctgaGGAAGCTCATCAGTGACTTCTCCATCTTCATGTCCATCATGACCTTCGTGGGTCTGGACATGCTGATGGGTCTGAAGACCCCCAAGCTCATCGTCCCAACCGAATTAAGG CCGACGCGCCCGGACCGCGGCTGGCTGGTGATGCCGTTCGCTAAGAACCCCTGGTGGGTGTACGTGGCCAGCTTCGTCCCCGCCCTCCTCGTCACCATCCTCATCTTCATGGACCAGCAGATCAGCGCTGTCATCGTCAACCGCAAGGAGAACAAGCTCAAG AAAGGCTGTGGCTATCACCTGGACCTGTTCTGGGTGGGCGTCCTGATGGCCGTCTGCTCCTTCCTGGGCCTCCCGTGGTACGTAGCCGCCACCGTCATCTCCATCGCACACATCGACTCGCTGAAGATGGAGAGCGAGTCCAGCGCACCCGGGGAGCAACCGCAGTTCCTGGGGGTCAG AGAACAACGACTCACGGGCATCTTGGTGTTCGTCCTCACCGGGGTCTCCATCTTCCTGGCCCCAATCCTGCAG TACATCCCGATGCCCGTCCTCTACGGCGTCTTCCTCTACATGGGCGTGGCCTCGCTCAGTGGCATCCAG TTCTGGGACCGGATGAAGCTGTACATGATGCCCTCCAAGCACCAGCCCGACTTCGCGTACCTGCGCCACGTTCCCCTCAGACGCGTCCACCTCTTCACGCTGGTGCAGGTCATCTGTCTGGCCGTGCTCTGGACCCTCAAGTCCACCTTCCTCGCCATCATCTTCCCCATCAtg ATCCTGGGGCTGATGGTCGTACGCAAGCTGCTGGACATGGTGTTCTCCCAGCACGACCTGGCCTGGATAGACGACGTCCTGCCcgtgaaggagaagaagaagaagagcaaggacgaggacaagaagaagaaggggaaggagaagaggaaagacAAGAAGAAAACGGACGACCTGGACGATGAG gatAAGTACCATGCCTATTCCAACTGCTCTGCGAGCTCCGAGTCGGACGTGGACCGCAG